A region of Gracilinanus agilis isolate LMUSP501 chromosome 3, AgileGrace, whole genome shotgun sequence DNA encodes the following proteins:
- the LOC123241353 gene encoding LOW QUALITY PROTEIN: 40S ribosomal protein S2-like (The sequence of the model RefSeq protein was modified relative to this genomic sequence to represent the inferred CDS: inserted 2 bases in 1 codon) — MYTVGPTNVCPWLTVPGNIPSLLTAVPVSQEYLKPSKIIIRASTSIGHPKADDAGAAGGAGGPGGPGVRGLGGFHGGFGSGGQGRGRGRGRGRGRSRGAQGGKAEDKEWVPVTKLGRLVKDMKIKSLEEIYLFSLPIKESEIIDFFLGPSLKDEVLKIMPVQKQTRAGQCTRFKAFVAIGDYNGHVGLGVKCSKEVATAIGGAIILVKLSIVPVRRGYWGNKIGKPHTVPCKVAGRCGSVLVRLIPAPRGTGIVLAPVPKKLLMLAXGCTATLGNFAKAIFDAISKTYSYLTPDLWKDTVFTKSPYQEFTDHLVKTHTRVSVQRTQAAAVATT; from the exons aatatctaaaaccatcaaaaatcATCATACGGGCTTCTACTTCTATTGGACACCCAAAGGCGGACGACGCCGGTGCTGCGGGAGGAGCTGGTGGCCCTGGGGGCCCTGGAGTCAGAGGCCTAGGTGGTTTCCACGGTGGCTTCGGCAGTGGGGGCCAAGGTCGTGGTCGGGGCCGTGGGAGAGGCCGGGGCCGCAGCCGTGGGGCCCAAGGAGGAAAGGCCGAAGACAAGGAGTGGGTTCCTGTCACTAAGCTGGGACGGCTGGTCAAGGACATGAAGATCAAGTCTCTGGAGGAGATctatcttttctcccttcctatcAAGGAGTCTGAGATCATAGATTTTTTCCTGGGGCCTTCATTGAAGGATGAAGTTCTGAAGATCATGCCTGTTCAGAAACAGACTAGAGCTGGACAATGTACCAGGTTTAAGGCTTTTGTAGCCATTGGTGACTACAATGGCCATGTTGGCCTGGGTGTCAAGTGTTCCAAGGAAGTGGCCACAGCTATTGGTGGTGCCATCATTCTGGTCAAGCTGTCCATCGTTCCTGTGAGACGTGGCTACTGGGGAAACAAGATTGGCAAGCCTCACACAGTACCCTGCAAGGTCGCTGGTCGTTGTGGATCTGTTCTGGTGCGCCTGATCCCAGCCCCCAGAGGTACTGGCATTGTCTTAGCTCCTGTGCCTAAAAAACTGTTGATGTTGGC GGGCTGTACTGCTACTCTgggcaactttgctaaagctatttTTGATGCCATCTCGAAAACATATAGCTACCTAACCCCAGACCTGTGGAAAGATACTGTTTTCACCAAGTCTCCCTATCAGGAATTCACTGACCATCTTGTGAAGACTCACACTCGAGTATCTGTCCAGAGGACCCAAGCAGCTGCTGTGGCCACcacataa